The Alosa sapidissima isolate fAloSap1 chromosome 6, fAloSap1.pri, whole genome shotgun sequence genome window below encodes:
- the col10a1b gene encoding collagen alpha-1(X) chain, translating to MDLRLNCVLLLVVALAEATPERYHYQVKKHHPPPPVKAHPIPGEPGPQGSPGLPGPQGPPGAPGAPGKSGVGHPGPKGPPGPPGAPGYSATGKPGNPGSPGKPGANGLPGAKGHAGPPGAMGPRGASGSPGTPGPAGYSAVGKPGPVGSPGPMGPSGGMGPSGSPGMPGMPGQKGERGVGIPGSPGGPGGMGPMGPVGPPGKSGIGAPGATGHPGDPGKPGGPGRDGIPGTPGQPGLKGHPGPPGVGAPGKSGVNGSPGMPGQHGPKGPQGPAGQPGSPGLPGVGKPGPHGIPGDRGAPGSPGTTGQKGEPGPTGFTGAPGAIGPIGPAGPQGARGFQGEQGAMGAKGDMGGMGPQGPKGLKGDQGHQGLTGKPGIPGTVGPTGPTGHMGHQGQKGEQGYTGAPGIPGTKGPEGVKGHPGPPGPRGERGENGFPGGRGPVGPSGPSGIPGLKGHPGPPGAPGPAGVIAKGMSGPQGPPGPPGARGHDGLPGPSGPPGAPGPPGEVIYHHEKSMPIKSHEVMPVAHELVKAPMSAFSAVLTRAYPPAGSPIAFETVLYNGEQHYDPSSGIFTCQVPGLYYFAYHMHVNGANLLVALYKNGQPVVFTYDEYNKGFLDQMSGSAVLELHAHDTVYIAVPDEESNGVFAADNVHCSFSGFLIAAT from the coding sequence CTATCCCTGGGGAGCCAGGACCTCAAGGTAGCCCTGGATTACCTGGACCACAAGGGCCCCCCGGAGCCCCTGGAGCACCTGGAAAAAGTGGCGTTGGACACCCTGGACCAAAGGGTCCCCCTGGACCACCAGGAGCACCCGGCTACTCTGCAACTGGCAAGCCCGGTAACCCAGGATCCCCTGGGAAGCCTGGCGCCAATGGTCTTCCTGGGGCAAAAGGACATGCTGGTCCTCCAGGTGCAATGGGCCCTAGAGGGGCATCAGGTAGCCCTGGAACCCCTGGACCTGCTGGATACTCTGCTGTTGGAAAACCTGGACCTGTAGGATCTCCAGGGCCAATGGGACCAAGTGGTGGAATGGGACCTTCTGGTTCACCTGGCATGCCAGGAATGCCAGGTCAAAAAGGTGAAAGAGGTGTGGGCATTCCAGGCTCACCAGGTGGCCCAGGTGGAATGGGACCAATGGGTCCCGTTGGTCCACCTGGAAAGTCTGGAATCGGGGCACCAGGTGCAACAGGACATCCTGGTGATCCTGGAAAGCCAGGTGGCCCAGGTAGAGATGGTATTCCAGGAACTCCTGGTCAACCAGGTTTAAAAGGCCACCCTGGCCCTCCAGGAGTGGGCGCTCCAGGTAAATCTGGAGTAAATGGTAGCCCTGGCATGCCTGGCCAACATGGGCCTAAAGGTCCACAAGGACCTGCCGGACAGCCAGGGTCTCCAGGTCTACCAGGTGTTGGCAAGCCAGGGCCACATGGAATTCCAGGAGACAGAGGTGCACCAGGTTCTCCAGGTACAACAGGGCAGAAAGGTGAGCCAGGCCCAACAGGATTTACAGGTGCTCCAGGAGCTATTGGTCCCATAGGCCCAGCTGGTCCTCAGGGAGCTAGGGGATTTCAGGGAGAGCAAGGTGCTATGGGTGCTAAAGGTGATATGGGAGGCATGGGACCTCAAGGGCCAAAGGGTCTTAAGGGTGATCAGGGACATCAAGGTTTAACAGGAAAGCCAGGTATTCCAGGTACTGTTGGACCAACTGGCCCTACAGGTCATATGGGACATCAAGGTCAAAAGGGTGAGCAGGGTTATACTGGTGCACCAGGTATTCCAGGTACAAAGGGGCCAGAAGGAGTTAAGGGGCATCCAGGACCACCTGGACCAAGAGGAGAGCGGGGAGAAAATGGGTTCCCAGGGGGTAGAGGGCCAGTTGGGCCAAGTGGTCCAAGTGGAATCCCAGGGCTTAAAGGTCATCCAGGTCCCCCAGGTGCTCCTGGGCCCGCAGGTGTCATTGCTAAGGGAATGTCTGGTCCTCAAGGGCCACCAGGACCTCCTGGTGCCAGAGGTCATGATGGTCTCCCAGGTCCATCTGGACCCCCAGGAGCCCCTGGCCCACCAGGTGAGGTCATTTACCATCATGAGAAGAGCATGCCAATAAAATCCCATGAGGTTATGCCTGTTGCTCATGAGTTGGTTAAGGCCCCAATGTCTGCCTTTTCGGCTGTTCTGACCAGGGCTTACCCACCAGCAGGTTCCCCTATTGCCTTTGAGACCGTTTTGTACAACGGTGAGCAACATTATGATCCTAGCTCTGGAATCTTTACCTGCCAAGTCCCTGGACTCTATTACTTTGCTTACCATATGCATGTCAATGGGGCAAATCTCTTGGTTGCACTTTACAAAAATGGTCAGCCAGTGGTTTTCACTTATGACGAGTATAATAAGGGATTCCTGGATCAAATGTCTGGAAGTGCTGTTCTTGAGTTGCACGCTCATGACACAGTTTACATCGCAGTTCCTGATGAGGAATCTAATGGCGTGTTTGCTGCTGATAATGTTCACTGCTCTTTCTCTGGTTTCCTAATTGCCGCAACGTGA